The following nucleotide sequence is from bacterium.
CATCTGATATCCATATCGAACCATATGAGCATTCTTTAAGGATAAGATATAGAATAGACGGTATTCTCTATGAGGTTGCCTCTCCACCAAAAGAGCTTCTTCATCCCCTTATCTCAAGGGTAAAGATTATGTCAGAAATGGATATTTCAGAAAGAAGGCTTCCTCAGGATGGAAGGGCAAAGCTTAGGATTGAAGGAAGGGAGGTAGATTTCAGGGTTTCAACCATTCCCACAAACTTTGGCGAGAAATCCGTGATAAGAATCTTGGATTCATCTGCTTTATGCGTTGACCTTACTTCCCTTGGTTTTGAACCAGATGCCCTGAGTATATTTGAAAAGAACATAAATGTTCCCCATGGAATGATTCTGGTTACAGGTCCAACCGGAAGTGGGAAGACAACAACCCTTTACTCTGCCTTAAGAAGCATAAATACACCCGATAAGAATATTGTTACAATAGAGGACCCCGTTGAATTTGTCCTTGCTGGCGTTAATCAGGTTCAGGCAAAGCCCGATATTGGATTTGATTTTGCATCAGGTTTAAGGTCATTTATGAGGCAGGACCCCGATATTATTCTGGTTGGTGAAATAAGAGACAGGGAGACAGCAGAGGTTGCCATAAATGCTGCCTTAACCGGTCATCTGGTTTTTTCAACCCTTCATACAAATGACGCAGCGGGTGCGGTAACACGGCTTGTTAATATGGGGGTTGAGCCATTTTTAATAGCTTCAACAGTAGTTATGGTGGTTGCCCAGAGGCTGGTTAGAAAGCTTTGTGATTGTAAGGTTGCTTATGAAGTTCCGGGAGAAAGCCTAAGAAGTATGGGAATAGATGTCTGGGAAAATGTGGTTACATTATACAAGCCTAATGGATGCGAAAAATGCGTGAATATTGGTTATAAAGGAAGGTCTGGTGTATATGAGATCCTTGTGGCAAATGAGCAGATTAAGGAACTAATTCTCCATAGAGAATCATCCCATGTTATCTATAAAGCTGCGGTTGATAGCGGGATGATCACATTAAGGGAAGCAGCGGTAAGAAAGGTTCTCTCTGGAGCTACATCCATTGATGAGATGATGAGGATAACCTCGGAAGCGTAATGATTTTTAAATGTTGAATTTAGAATTCAAAATTTCTTAAGTAAGATGCTTACAATGGAGTTTTTGGTGCATGAGATGGTTGAAAAGGGAGCCTCTGACATCCATCTTGTGATTGGCACACCACCACAACTCAGGATTGATGGTATAATGATGCCGATTGAGGGAATGGAGCGTCTTATGCCAGATGCCTGCCAGCAGCTTATCTACTCTGTCCTTACCGATGAGCAAAAAAGGAGGTTTGAGGAAGAGAATGAACTTGATATATCCTTTGGTGTCAAAGATGTGGGAAGGATAAGGATGAATGTCTTTAGACAAAGGGGAACAATCGGAGCAGCCTTAAGGGGAATTCCTAACGAAATTCCAAACTTTGATCAGCTTGGCCTTCCTTCTGTGGTAAAAAAGATTGCCGAAATTCCCGTTGGCCTTGTCCTTGTTACCGGTCCAACCGGAACAGGAAAGTCAACCACCTTGGCCTCAATGATTGATTATCTAAACACAAACAAAAAAGCACATATCATTACGGTTGAAGACCCAATTGAATTTCTCCATAGACATAAAAATTGTATTGTTGTTCAAAGAGAGGTGGGAGCTGATACAAAGTCATTTGCCGCTGCTCTAAAGCATATGTTAAGGCAAGACCCTGATATAATTCTTGTAGGTGAGATGAGAGACTTAGAAACAATCTCTGCTGCACTAACCATAGCAGAAACAGGCCACCTTGTCTTTGCAACCCTCCATACACCCGATGCCATTCAATCGGTAAATAGAATTATTGATGTCTATCCTGCCCATCAACAACAACAGATAAGGGCACAGCTTTCTTTTGTTCTAAAGGCAACCATATCACAAGCCCTTATTCCCCATGCCAGTGGAAAGGGTAGGGTTGTTTGCTGTGAGATTCTTATTTCAACCCCGGCGATTGCAAATTTAATTAGGGATGGAAAGATTCATCAAGCATATACCATTATGCAGGCAGGAAAGCAATTTGGTATGCAGACAATGAATTCAGGCTTGACCGATTTATATAGAAGGGGAATGATTACTTATGAAAATGCAATGATTCATTCTCAAGACCCAGAAGGTCTTAAGAAGATGCTCACAGGAGGAGCAACACAAGCACAGACAATGCTTAAGGCAGGAGGATACTAAAGTGCACCAGAACACCAGTCACCAGTCATAGCGGTATATTTTTTACTGGTGTCCTGGTGCTTTAGTGCTCTGGTGACTATTTATTATGGCGGTATTTAATTATAAGGCAAAGGATGCAAGGGGCGCTCCTGTCTCGGGAAAGATAGAGGCGGCTAATCTAAAAGAGGCATTAGCCAAGCTTAGAGGCCAAGGCTTAAGGGTTTTATCAACCGAGCAACAAAAAGGGGGTCTTGCTATTGAAGGTCTACTTGGTAAGATAAATATCTTAGCCAGGCCTGGTCTGGGAGATAAAGTTATCTTTTCTCGCCAGCTTTCAACCCTTATAAATGCAGGTATCCCGGTTGTTCAATGTTTAAATATCCTTATTGAACAGGTAAAAAAGAAATCCTTCCAGAAGATATTAACAGATGTCCGAAGGGATATTGAGGGTGGTGAATTTATTTCATCTGCTTTGGCAAAGCATCCATCCTGCTTTGATCGACTCTATGTAAGTATGGTCAAATCAGGTGAGATAGGTGGTGTTTTGGATGAGGTTTTGGAAAGAATTGCCGCATACCTTGAGAACATTGCCGAGCTAAGGAGAAAGGTTATCGGTGCAATGGTATATCCTGCAATGATACTCTTGGTTGCCATTGCTGTTGTCGCATTCCTTCTTGTATTTGTTATCCCAAAATTTAAGGAGGTATTTGAGGTATTTGGGGAAAAGCTTCCCAAGCCAACCCAGATATTGATAAAAATCTCTGACTTTCTTGTTCATTGGGTATGGCTTGTTTTCCTTATAATATTTGTTATTGTGGTTATATTTAATATAGCGATTAACCGATCAGCTAAAATAAGGCTACAATGGCATCGTATTATCCTTAAAATTCCTTTATTCGGTGACTTGTTTAGAAAGATAGCCATCGCCAGATTTACGCGCACTTTGGGAACTCTGGTAAGATCCGGTGTTCCAATCCTTGAGGCATTGGATATTGTTGCCCAAACATCTGGAAATAGGGTGGTTGAGCTTGCTATCCTTGATGCAAGGAATGCTATCAAGGAGGGAGAGAGAATTTCAGATCCCTTAAAGAGATCCGGCGTATTTCCTCCTATGGTGATTCAGATGATCTCAGTAGGAGAGGAAACCGGTGCTTTGGATGCAATGCTATTTAAGGCAGCAGATTACTATGATCGGGAGGTTGATGCTACAGTGGCTGCTTTATCCTCTATTCTTGAACCAATGATGATTGTTATCCTTGGAGTAGTTGTTGGATTTATTGTTGTTTGTATGTATCTTCCCATATTTAGCCTTCCTGGGATGATAAAATGAATAATTGCAAATTGTAAATTGTAAATTGAGAAAGGTATAAAAATTTAAAATCTAAAATTTACAATTTCAAATGGAGATTGCACCCTGTGTAGATAAGTGTCCAATTAATCTTCCCATCCCAGATTATATCAGGCTAACCTGTGAGGGGAGGTTTGATGAGGCATATTCTTTAATCGTCCGAGAGACACCAATCCCCTCAATACTTGGAAGGATATGCTTTCATCCCTGTGAGGATGTCTGCCGAAGGGGTGAGGTTGATGAAGCCATAAGCATATGCAATATCAAGAGGTTTTTGGGAGATACCATCTCATCCCTTCCAAAGCAAAAGGTATTTCAAAAAGAGAGGATAGCAGTTATAGGGGGTGGTCCATCTGGCCTCTCTTGTGCCTGGCATCTTCTTCAGCTAGGATACAGGGTTGATGTATTTGAAGAAAAGGAGTCTGCGGGAGGAATGCCATATATCACCATTCCTTCCTGGAGGCTTCCCTTGGATATTTTAAAAAGGGAGATGATAAATCTTGTAGATGCTGGTCTTTCTATAAAGACAAACAAGAGGTTGGGAGATGATTTTTCATTAGATGACCTAAAAAAAGAATACGATGCTGTTGTGATTGCCTGTGGTCTTCCCTTAAACAGGGAGATAAAAGCAATTAAAGGTGATGATGTAATCTTGGCTTTGGAATTTCTTGAGGCAATAAAATTTAAAAGGGAGGTTTCTCTTAAAAAGAGGGTTTTGGTTATCGGTGGAGGCAATGTTGCCATTGATTGTGCTAGGGCATCTTTAAGAATGAAAAGGGATGTCTCTCTTGTTTGTCTTGAGGATTACGAGAATATGCCTTGTTTTAAAGGGGAAAAGATAAAAGCAGAAGAGGAAGGGGTAAAAATCTTTCCTGAACTTGGGCCAAAAGAATTGATAAGAGAGAATGGAAAGATAAAGCAATTGATAGCTATGAAGGTTTTAAAGCTATTTGATGAAAATAAAAGATTTTCCCCTCAATTTAATGAAGATGAGATAAAAACCTTTAATGTAGACACAATAATTATGGCGATTGGTCAGATGGCAGATTGGACGGCTTTAAAAAGGGGAGGCATTACCCAGGATATGTTGAAAGAAGATGGCTTGAATGGCTTATTTGCCTGCGGAGACATTGTTTTAGGACCAACGAATGTAGCTAGTGCGATTGCTTCTGGAAAGAGGGTTGCGATGAATGTTCATTTAAAAGTCAGGAGTCAGGAGTCAAGAGTCAGGACTCAGGAGGTATATGATTTAATTTCATCGATTTCTTCTCCTGTAATTCCCTTTATTGCCAAAAGAGAAAGGGTAAAACCCGAATGTTTAGGGATTGAGGAAAGGTGTGCTTCATTTAATGAAATAGAGAAAACATATACATTGGATGATGTTTTTCTTGAGTCGTCACGCTGCCTTTATTGTGGAAAAGGGCCAGAGCAGAAAAAGGAGACCTGCCCTTTATGCCTTACCTGCATAAGAATCTGCCCACTTAAGGGGATAAAAAGGGAAGAAAAAAGGGCTTTTCTCTCCTCTCAAGATTGCCAATCCTGCGGCATATGTGCAGGGTTATGTCCAGACAATGCAATAAGAGAGGATGGGATTCTCCTAAAAGATAAA
It contains:
- a CDS encoding ATPase, T2SS/T4P/T4SS family, with product MDKPQGTLKGKHLIGNMLVEARLLTKEGLERAILEQKKTAEQFSRVLIRLGLIEEEALVAFLGSKFNIPYIDLSKAPIDILAVSLIRYETAKKYLLFPFAKEDSVLKIAMVDPLNATVINEVVVETGYQIKPHIASDTGIRNAIKEYYEAGLLDEKKQDTKKKIEVKVVSDEMNIDKIMRQGSEAPLINLVNHLLTEAVKAKASDIHIEPYEHSLRIRYRIDGILYEVASPPKELLHPLISRVKIMSEMDISERRLPQDGRAKLRIEGREVDFRVSTIPTNFGEKSVIRILDSSALCVDLTSLGFEPDALSIFEKNINVPHGMILVTGPTGSGKTTTLYSALRSINTPDKNIVTIEDPVEFVLAGVNQVQAKPDIGFDFASGLRSFMRQDPDIILVGEIRDRETAEVAINAALTGHLVFSTLHTNDAAGAVTRLVNMGVEPFLIASTVVMVVAQRLVRKLCDCKVAYEVPGESLRSMGIDVWENVVTLYKPNGCEKCVNIGYKGRSGVYEILVANEQIKELILHRESSHVIYKAAVDSGMITLREAAVRKVLSGATSIDEMMRITSEA
- a CDS encoding type IV pilus twitching motility protein PilT, coding for MLTMEFLVHEMVEKGASDIHLVIGTPPQLRIDGIMMPIEGMERLMPDACQQLIYSVLTDEQKRRFEEENELDISFGVKDVGRIRMNVFRQRGTIGAALRGIPNEIPNFDQLGLPSVVKKIAEIPVGLVLVTGPTGTGKSTTLASMIDYLNTNKKAHIITVEDPIEFLHRHKNCIVVQREVGADTKSFAAALKHMLRQDPDIILVGEMRDLETISAALTIAETGHLVFATLHTPDAIQSVNRIIDVYPAHQQQQIRAQLSFVLKATISQALIPHASGKGRVVCCEILISTPAIANLIRDGKIHQAYTIMQAGKQFGMQTMNSGLTDLYRRGMITYENAMIHSQDPEGLKKMLTGGATQAQTMLKAGGY
- the gspF gene encoding type II secretion system inner membrane protein GspF, yielding MAVFNYKAKDARGAPVSGKIEAANLKEALAKLRGQGLRVLSTEQQKGGLAIEGLLGKINILARPGLGDKVIFSRQLSTLINAGIPVVQCLNILIEQVKKKSFQKILTDVRRDIEGGEFISSALAKHPSCFDRLYVSMVKSGEIGGVLDEVLERIAAYLENIAELRRKVIGAMVYPAMILLVAIAVVAFLLVFVIPKFKEVFEVFGEKLPKPTQILIKISDFLVHWVWLVFLIIFVIVVIFNIAINRSAKIRLQWHRIILKIPLFGDLFRKIAIARFTRTLGTLVRSGVPILEALDIVAQTSGNRVVELAILDARNAIKEGERISDPLKRSGVFPPMVIQMISVGEETGALDAMLFKAADYYDREVDATVAALSSILEPMMIVILGVVVGFIVVCMYLPIFSLPGMIK
- a CDS encoding FAD-dependent oxidoreductase, whose product is MEIAPCVDKCPINLPIPDYIRLTCEGRFDEAYSLIVRETPIPSILGRICFHPCEDVCRRGEVDEAISICNIKRFLGDTISSLPKQKVFQKERIAVIGGGPSGLSCAWHLLQLGYRVDVFEEKESAGGMPYITIPSWRLPLDILKREMINLVDAGLSIKTNKRLGDDFSLDDLKKEYDAVVIACGLPLNREIKAIKGDDVILALEFLEAIKFKREVSLKKRVLVIGGGNVAIDCARASLRMKRDVSLVCLEDYENMPCFKGEKIKAEEEGVKIFPELGPKELIRENGKIKQLIAMKVLKLFDENKRFSPQFNEDEIKTFNVDTIIMAIGQMADWTALKRGGITQDMLKEDGLNGLFACGDIVLGPTNVASAIASGKRVAMNVHLKVRSQESRVRTQEVYDLISSISSPVIPFIAKRERVKPECLGIEERCASFNEIEKTYTLDDVFLESSRCLYCGKGPEQKKETCPLCLTCIRICPLKGIKREEKRAFLSSQDCQSCGICAGLCPDNAIREDGILLKDKYPKEVTIACFDYPLSDAIRVRCLLSVGIPFFLSLMEKGVEKFFIKPCREGCFVPSAKPYISKMISRLEKILKEIGLTGVINF